Part of the Aquimarina sp. MAR_2010_214 genome is shown below.
CATTCTTGTCTGTAGGTATTGTCGAAAAATAGTTCTAAATGATTTTCCTTTATAATTTTTCCGCCTGGACCATAATAGTATCTATGTTTGTCTTTTGCATAATTTTTACCTAGAGGTTCAAAAGTGTCAAAATCAACTTTACCTTTAATAGGCGTTAAAAACATTTTTGTTGAATTACTTTTTTCTATTAGAGAGAAACCATAGAGAGTTTTTTCATTTCTAAAGAAGGTTTGACTAAGCCATTCACAATCATTAGGATTTACTTCAATCGGTGTATCTCTTCTATTTGATATTACCCAATTCAGCAATTTTCCATCCTGCTGAAAGTAGTTATCAATCAGATGGTTTTCTCGAATAGAAATCCTACTAATTATTTGATAGTTCATTCCGTAGCCAATATTTCCTTTTGGAAAAGCATTTTCTGGTAATGTCATCTCTAATTGTTTATAAAGTCTAGTATAAGAAACGTAGGGCAGGGGATAAGCGATACGTTTTGCTAATAAGCACCCACCTTTCGGTTAAGGATAAAAACCCTGTGTTTTCTTGTATATTACTAGCGATCCGTACTTTTGGTTTTTCTTCTATACTTCATTCCATTTGGAGCTATTGGCCAATCTTCTTTCTCATGGAATTCGTATTGTAAAGCTCTTGAAATCATTTGTTTTATTTTCTCTCCACTATGATTGCCTACAATGTATAATGCAGTATCTATTCCGGAAGTAATTCCAGATGATGTAATAAACTTTTTTTCATCTACAAAACGGACATTTTTAATCAATTCAATTTGTGAATATTGTTTAGAAAAATCGTCTGCTACAAAATAATGAGTAGTGGCTTTTTTATTATTTAATGCGTTTGTATTTGCTAATAGATAAGAACCTGTACATATTGATACAGTTTTTGTCTTTTCTTTATTACTCCAATCCGTTATAAAATTTGTAAATGTATTATTCTCAATTAAAGTATTAATAACCGGCATACTTGCTCCAGGAATTATTAAGTAATTGGCCTCGGGCATATTGTTAATAGTATAATCAGCCTTTAATTTAATTATATTGTTTTCGGTTCTAATTATTGATGTATCTAATGCAACTGTAAAAATTTCATATTTTCCTTTAGTCAATTTTCTTGCTTTAGAAAAAACTTCGATAGGCCCTGCAAAATCTTGTAATACTACATTTTGATATATTAATATTGCTATTTTTTGGGTTTCTATTTCACCTTTAGTGGACTCAGTAATAGAATCCATCATTTTATTATGATTAATTTCTTGAGCAGAACAATCTAAGATGCCTAAACTAAAAGCAAATATGGAGGAACAGAATGCAATTATTATGTGTTTCATTTAAAATAGAACTCGTTTAATTTATTAAAATCTAGTGCCAGAGAAAATATTAAATAATTATTTGATCTGGCACTAAATTGCTTTGATTTTATATATAATGTTACTATATATGTTTTATTTCGTTGTCGATCGATTTTTCATCTTAAAAATTAGAACACTTAATAATGCTCCAATTAAAAAACCAATAAATAAATATGTGCTGAAATTTAGGTTCTGAAAATCCATTGAATTCTGAATTCCGTTTTCAAGATTATATTCCGACAATTTTTGTAATTGATTATTCAGTTGAAATATTCTTAGTTGCCAACTTAAAATTCCACATCCGAATATTATTCCAAGAGTTGCTATAGTTTGATTTCTAGATTTTAATCCCGAAAATTTATTTGAGATTAAATACAAAACAGGAATAACCCCAATTGACAATGTGAATATTAAGTGAGATTTAAATTGCTCACTCATAGTGTAACTAACAATTTTGATATTTCTTTTGTTAAGTTGAGAGAATGAAATATCGAGAAAACTCCCTTTGATTAAGAATCCGATAACAACTAATACTACTATCATTCCAATAGATATCAATATTTTTTTCATTAATTTTTGCTGCTAAGGTCTTGGCTCTGGTTAATATGAGAATTAAAAGTAGTAAACTTTCGATTAAGTACTTAGCCAAATTTTTTTATTTTGTTTTATTTTTCCTTTTCGCTATTTTCATGCAACTATAATTACAAGCTCCATTCTCCAAATATTCAATTTTATGTTCGGATAGAAGTCGAACAATTAGTTCTCTTGTTTCTTTTTCATCAAGTCCGAGTTTTTCTCCAAGGTCTATTTCATTCAACTGACCATTGTCTTCAATTAATGTTTTATAATATTTTTCTTTATTTTTCATAAGTTGTTTGTTTTTTTACTGCTATCATCATATGAGGGCTAAAAGGTAAAAGATAGCTGTCATTTTCTGTAATCTGTGTAAGTTCTAATAATGTTTTTTTCTTTTTGTCATTCAACATATTAGTAAAATAATTTTTGTCTAACCAAGCCATTCCTTCAACGGCATAAGTAGTAAGATAAGTTAATTCTTGGTTTATAAATTCGTCTTTAAGCTGTTCAGGTTTATGATAATATGCTTCAGCTAAAAGCCAAGGGAAATCATCTGGAGGATTGTGTATTCCATTTGTCAATTCATCTTTACACATTTCAAAAAATGTTCTTTTATGGATGAGTCCATTTAAAAGACCTACCAGAGTGGATGCGGTATAATTGATAGCAAAACCCAAAATGATTCCGTTATTTTTTAAAACACGTTTCGCTTCTCGAATACTTAATTCTCTATCTTCTTTTTTTTGAAGATGATATAGGGGGCCGTGCAAAATTATTAGGTCAGCAAAATTATTTGGGAATTTTAAACTTCTAGATTCTCCCAAATGAATAGAAAACTTGTTTTTTAGTTTATTGGCTCTGTTTTGCGCTATTTTTATATGTTTTGAAACGGGTTCGACTAAATGAACTTGATGTCCTTTTTTTGCAAGCCATTCTGAATATTTCCCTGTTCCACCACCAATGTCAATTATTTTTGAAGATTGAGTTGGAATATATTTTTCTATGAGTGATTTGATTCTCTCAAATTCAAAAATACCCATTCCTTTGTTAAGTCTGGTTTCTTCAGATGCTGTATTATAAAATAGCTCTATATTTCTACTTATTAACTGTTTTTTATTCATTTTTCATTCATTATAACATGACCACATTTCGAAATGCAGAATGCATTACAAAGTGATAAGGCAATCGATTTAAAATCAATTGTTCTGTTTAAGGTTTTGATAAAAAAATTAGATATGATTACCTGTACATTATAAAATCCAAGGATCTTTATGTATTAATTTCTCGTTTTATAGAGAACGTCTTTTTAGTAAGACTCAAGTAATATGTTGAATTAGTATAACAGACTACAAAGATATTAATTCTGAATTAATTTTTTCTTAGTAGTTGGTTTTGTTTTTTATGGTGTTTTGCAAGACCAATTTGATTTAAAATTCCTTATTTTTTTCTCGGGCATCCCTTTCTTATTGTTTGTGACAGGAAGTTTCGGTTTGTTGTGGCCGAAAAATAAACCGACTGGAGATGAGGTCTACATTAGTCATGCTTTATTAATAGGAGTTCTTTTTATTATTCTATTTTTATTCATGTTTGGATTATTTTACCTCGTATTTGTCTAAACTTCGGAGCATGTTTAGGTGTTTGATTTTTATCAAATTATGTAGATTAAAAATGATGACTTGATAGAGATAATTTAGCTATTATCTCTATCAAGTCATCATTTTATGCTTGCAGGCAACATCTTGTATAAGAAATGTAGGGCAGGTGATAAGCGATACATTTCGGATGAGTACTAAGCAAAATCTAAATATTTTGCTTTTACTGTTTTATTATTCTTTGAACCTTCAAGAAATTGTTCATCTCATCTATTAATTTTATAAGATACAGCCCTTTTGGTAATGTCGAAAGGTTTATTTTTTCTGTTGCTTTGGTTGGGTTGATTGTTCGATGAATTTGTCCTAAGAGATCAAATATTTTAATCTGATATAGATTTGAATTGCTTTTAATCGTTAACTCATTTAGAACAGGATTTGGAAAAATTTGAATCCTGTTTTCATGTACATCTTTAATAACTAATGTTGCATTAGGATCAAAGAAACCAAAATCAATAGTATTATTTCCACTAGAATCAAAATCAAAGAAACAATTAAACGGGTCACCATCGTTTAAAGGTTCTCCATCTATCGTTAAGGTGACGATACCCGACATAATATCCGTAAATGGTTTTCCAGAACCATTATTATCTAAATCTGTATCGTTATTAGCATTGGCTACAAACCCATTTGAAGACACAAATCCGTTTAGTGGTTCTCCTACACCCCAATTATTTAAACTCCAAACGAACGCTACATAATTCCCTGGTTGCAAATCAGAAAAGCGGTAATATCCATCAGCATCTGTTATTTTAACACCTTCGAAACCTTGCCAGTCAGGAATATTATCACCATCAGAATCGCTCCATAATAGAACAGATACACCTGGAATCCCTGGCTCATTTGGATCATTGATTCCGTCTCTGTTAAGATCATTCCATACTCTATTTCCTATTGAAACTACTTTTGGTAAAATTTGTTGGCCTTCACCACAATCATCATTACAAAAGGCCATTTCATTGATTGCCAAAATCATTTCCTTTCCAATTGAGTTTCCGATATTTAAAAAAGTAAGTGCATTATTATTAAAATGAAAAACTCCGTTATATGGTGATATTGATGCATTAAGATAAAATTGCTTGGTATCCACAAAACCAATGTGACCACCATACGTTACGTCATCACAAGCCACCTTTTCCTGTGCAACCGATATTATATTTTGTATACCTTGGACCCAATGGTCATAACTTAGAAAATATCCACCATGCCCAGAACTAGCGACAACTATTGGGAGATCTGGAATTGCTAAATCAGTTCTTACATCATTTATTAGATGGTTGAGATTACTTTCATATTCATTCAGAAAATCATTATTCTTGCCGTCATTCCACCCTTGAAACCAAGCAAATCCTGAAATTTCAAAATCATTTGTTCCAATATTTGGAAACTCTGTCGATAGATTTTGAGTAACATGCTGTATGATTTGAATCATTTTGTTATAGAATGGCCCAGTTTTACCAACAGCGGAAGGTGGACGGAAGTCCTCTGCTAAACTTTTTCCACCCCAGGCCGTTTTGATAATCAGTATGGGATCATCATAATACTCATCTAATTGGTGCGCAAACATTAATTCTGGACCAATTGAATTAGAGTTAGCACCTTGACCAACGGTAACTTTTTCTCTAATTGTTCCTTGATGACCTTCATAATACAGATGAACATTATTCAGCGTAGTCCAATTATTGTCTTGTCCAATTACTGACCAATCGCCACTCGTGTCGTTTTGGATAACATCTATCAAATCGCCTGGATCATTTTCGGGATCAACAACAGTACCTTGTCCTTGCATATTTGACTGCCCAGCTAAAATAAAAACTCTTACTTTACTTGGCGTTTTTTGCTGTCTGGTAACGATAGGCACATAACCGATTTCGAAACCAGCAGGTGGCTGAATAATTACATTTGGGTCAATTGTAGCTAAATTCCCTGCTGATGGAGGAGCTAAATATTCATCCGTATGATTCCAATTAGAATGAATAAGTTCAACTCTAGCTTGCATTGCCGTACGCATGCTAGTTGGTAGATTTGCGTTTATAATCGCAGGTTGGTCAATAAAGCGATACCAGTAATATGTAACGGTTGTTCCATCACCTAAATCCGCAGTAAAAGGGCCGGCTGAAGGGCCAGGGTTATTCCAAGGGCCATTTGGGTCTTGCCAGTGGCAATCTGATTCCAATGGAGTCAAATAAGTAATTTCACTTCTTGGACTTGCAGGAATGTCTGTAGCTATCAAATTAGTAGAAGCAGGAACATTTGTAGCATCAATTGGGCGCCATTTATTATCTGGATCAAGCCTAAAATACTCGGGTAAAATAAAATTACCATTATTTTTATCAACAGTATTTAGATCATATTCAAAACCCATTGTATTGGTGGTTTGTTGAACATTATTTATATAAGTCAAGTCAATTGGATGGTCTAAACCATTTTGCCGACTTTCAGAAATTTCACCGCTCATTGAACCACC
Proteins encoded:
- a CDS encoding DKNYY domain-containing protein yields the protein MTLPENAFPKGNIGYGMNYQIISRISIRENHLIDNYFQQDGKLLNWVISNRRDTPIEVNPNDCEWLSQTFFRNEKTLYGFSLIEKSNSTKMFLTPIKGKVDFDTFEPLGKNYAKDKHRYYYGPGGKIIKENHLELFFDNTYRQEWLKLHPSEKSKQILSLWNSKIATSDEKVYWKGKLVKGVHSSLKRITPFFFADNYNVYAYDLQTIKKIEGVDIDSLVFCNIIKNNSIHGIVSDKFKPISKYLSKEDSLDKYDFKHNAPLFESKREELSSEYWWYELEKTIYNKS
- a CDS encoding DJ-1/PfpI family protein; translated protein: MKHIIIAFCSSIFAFSLGILDCSAQEINHNKMMDSITESTKGEIETQKIAILIYQNVVLQDFAGPIEVFSKARKLTKGKYEIFTVALDTSIIRTENNIIKLKADYTINNMPEANYLIIPGASMPVINTLIENNTFTNFITDWSNKEKTKTVSICTGSYLLANTNALNNKKATTHYFVADDFSKQYSQIELIKNVRFVDEKKFITSSGITSGIDTALYIVGNHSGEKIKQMISRALQYEFHEKEDWPIAPNGMKYRRKTKSTDR
- a CDS encoding sialate O-acetylesterase, with the protein product MTYKNQMNLSKIRFYNDTIRDRILNLPLLVSLFIIIFSTIFYEANAQVVNARRTGFTWITTKKVKDVSFGAGYTMYSAAWPIFKDYPGASNFQTGLGSSWLTTQRTGNEPAKFYTTIEGGLGWWMDTRFGTKHPKFIMGGVSHNFFAWANGPGAGKSSMLRNGQRDWSTPGGKYGIAQLSNRLLWAPDGLNMAQSLNGELLGYGYTPLPLTDPMAQTAGVNIETGNQCWTLFMNSTNFKGPAAFFLPTFWTKPVLANPALEGLFFDTRPSNPNVGLGVEQALFPAIISSDNSGTRYAKIERIQFPISDENNSIIMNQVTAYSQNALWNDMETWFNGGAIVQPGMNQTGVIDVSFSNNGGSMSGEISESRQNGLDHPIDLTYINNVQQTTNTMGFEYDLNTVDKNNGNFILPEYFRLDPDNKWRPIDATNVPASTNLIATDIPASPRSEITYLTPLESDCHWQDPNGPWNNPGPSAGPFTADLGDGTTVTYYWYRFIDQPAIINANLPTSMRTAMQARVELIHSNWNHTDEYLAPPSAGNLATIDPNVIIQPPAGFEIGYVPIVTRQQKTPSKVRVFILAGQSNMQGQGTVVDPENDPGDLIDVIQNDTSGDWSVIGQDNNWTTLNNVHLYYEGHQGTIREKVTVGQGANSNSIGPELMFAHQLDEYYDDPILIIKTAWGGKSLAEDFRPPSAVGKTGPFYNKMIQIIQHVTQNLSTEFPNIGTNDFEISGFAWFQGWNDGKNNDFLNEYESNLNHLINDVRTDLAIPDLPIVVASSGHGGYFLSYDHWVQGIQNIISVAQEKVACDDVTYGGHIGFVDTKQFYLNASISPYNGVFHFNNNALTFLNIGNSIGKEMILAINEMAFCNDDCGEGQQILPKVVSIGNRVWNDLNRDGINDPNEPGIPGVSVLLWSDSDGDNIPDWQGFEGVKITDADGYYRFSDLQPGNYVAFVWSLNNWGVGEPLNGFVSSNGFVANANNDTDLDNNGSGKPFTDIMSGIVTLTIDGEPLNDGDPFNCFFDFDSSGNNTIDFGFFDPNATLVIKDVHENRIQIFPNPVLNELTIKSNSNLYQIKIFDLLGQIHRTINPTKATEKINLSTLPKGLYLIKLIDEMNNFLKVQRIIKQ
- a CDS encoding bifunctional 2-polyprenyl-6-hydroxyphenol methylase/3-demethylubiquinol 3-O-methyltransferase UbiG, yielding MNKKQLISRNIELFYNTASEETRLNKGMGIFEFERIKSLIEKYIPTQSSKIIDIGGGTGKYSEWLAKKGHQVHLVEPVSKHIKIAQNRANKLKNKFSIHLGESRSLKFPNNFADLIILHGPLYHLQKKEDRELSIREAKRVLKNNGIILGFAINYTASTLVGLLNGLIHKRTFFEMCKDELTNGIHNPPDDFPWLLAEAYYHKPEQLKDEFINQELTYLTTYAVEGMAWLDKNYFTNMLNDKKKKTLLELTQITENDSYLLPFSPHMMIAVKKQTTYEK